One [Clostridium] saccharolyticum WM1 DNA segment encodes these proteins:
- a CDS encoding amino acid ABC transporter permease, translating into MFDFSYFLEVFPKILSKLQVTLSLTFTAAVFSLVIGIVIAVIGYYRIKVLYPLTRFYLSVLRGTPLVAQLYFFYYGLARLSEIVLNMEPMTAVALVLSLNTGAFMSESIRGALFSVEPGQKEAAAMLGMTELQTILRIVLPQAFRVALPSLFNDLINLLKATSLAFMLGIRDVMGQAKSEGAQSFRYFEIYLAVMLIYWLLVLALTRIHKVLDWKCTQMY; encoded by the coding sequence ATGTTTGATTTCTCTTATTTTCTTGAAGTATTTCCTAAAATCTTGTCAAAGCTGCAGGTGACTCTCAGCCTGACTTTTACGGCGGCTGTTTTTTCGCTGGTGATCGGAATTGTCATTGCTGTCATCGGTTATTACAGAATTAAGGTTTTATATCCGTTGACCCGTTTCTACTTATCCGTGCTGCGGGGAACGCCTCTGGTGGCCCAGTTGTATTTCTTTTACTATGGTCTGGCCCGCCTCAGTGAAATTGTGCTGAATATGGAGCCGATGACGGCTGTTGCGCTGGTCCTGAGTCTGAACACGGGGGCCTTTATGTCCGAGAGCATCCGCGGGGCTTTGTTTTCTGTTGAGCCGGGACAAAAGGAGGCAGCGGCCATGCTGGGGATGACGGAGCTTCAGACAATCCTGCGGATCGTTCTGCCCCAGGCTTTCCGTGTGGCTCTGCCGTCCCTGTTCAATGACTTAATCAACCTGCTGAAGGCAACATCTCTGGCATTCATGCTGGGCATACGGGATGTCATGGGACAGGCAAAGAGCGAAGGCGCCCAGTCTTTCCGCTATTTTGAGATTTATCTGGCGGTTATGCTGATTTACTGGCTGCTGGTTCTGGCTCTTACCAGGATCCACAAGGTTCTTGACTGGAAATGCACACAGATGTATTAA